From the Deltaproteobacteria bacterium genome, the window GTCGCCGTCCCGAAAGGCCAGCATGAGCCGGGCGTCATCGTCGACCATCCGCCGCCGCGCACCCCCGAACGACCTTCAGCCCGTGGAACCCGCCGAACCTGCTCGGGTTGCGCGGCCGGGGTGCGGGTCGCGCGCTCGCCGACCGGCAGGGGCAGGGCGAAGTCGGGCGAGCCTTCAGGCTCAGCCCGAGATCGCAGGCTTGATGAACTGGACCCAGGTCGCGATCAGCAGGCCGACCGTGGACAGGCCCAGGAACGTCATCGTGATCGCCATCATTCCCCAGCAGATCATCGAGCCGAGCCGATCCTTGGTGCCCTGCGGGAGGACCATCTCGACGAGGACCGAGCCGGCGATCATGCCGAGCATGACGAGGACGATGAACTTCACAGGCGTCTCCTGGCTGAAAGGCCGGACAAGTAGACCACAGGCGGCCGCGCAGGGTCAAAGCCCGTCGCGAGTCGACCGGACGAAGCGCTCGACCTCGCGCACGAACGCCTCGGGCTGATCCAGGTTCAGCACGTGGCCGGCGCCGGGAATCTCGACGCGGACGGCCCTCGGCAGCTTGGCGGCCATGACGTGAGACGCGCGCTGGAAGTTCGCGTCGTGCTCGCCGACCAGGACGAGCGCGGGCAGGTCGATCTCGTGCAGCACGTCGACCAGGTTCGGCACCGGCCCGGCCACCCCGCGCGCGAAGCGCTGCAGCCCCGGGACGCCCGCGCGCAGGATTCCCCTCCGCGCCTCCGCCGCCTGCGCCGTCTCGGGGTGGAGCCCGAGCAGCTCGGCCTGCGCGCGCGAGCCCTCCAGGTACTTCTCGAGCCCGACCTCGCCCATCTTCGCCGCGGCGCGCTCGAGCATCGACTCCCACTGCGCGAGCGCCTCGGGGTTCTTGAACCCGGGCCCGGTGTTGAAGAGCAGGAGCGCCCTCACGCGTTCGCGGTGCGCGCGCGCGTAGGAGAGCGAGACGATCCCTCCCACCGAGAGCCCGCCGATGAATGCGGGCTCGCCGCCGGCCGCCGCGTCGTGCACGCAGCGCAGGTCCTCGACGACCTGCGAGAGCGTGTAGCGCTCCGCCGGCTCCGGAGCGTCGGAGAGACCGTGACCGCGGTAGTCCCAGGTCACCACGCGCGCGAACCGGGCCAGCGCGTCCACTTGCCCGGCCCAGTGCAGGTGGGTCGAGAACGAGGCGTTCGAGAGCAGCAGCGGCGGTCCCGAGCCCTGCGCCTGCCAGAAGATCTTCGCGCCGTCGCTCGCCTCGGCGAAGGGCATGCCTAGGCCTGCTCCATCCTGGCTCGGAGCGCGCGCGTCATCTGCTGCAGCTGCTCCTTCATCGGCGCCTTGATCGTGAATTCGGGAACCAGCGCCCGCGTGCTGCCGTCCATCGCGATCACCACGCGCGTCGTCTCGGGATTCACGGCGGCCAGCGAGATGTTCCCCTCGAGCGAGCGCCAGATCTTGCCGTCGCAGATCTTCTCGAAGCGCATGCCTCCGCCGGGACGGCTCTTGAACTTGAAGCGCACGGTCGTCTCGGCGCCAAGCGCGGACACGCGCGTGCGCGTCTCCCGCACGCCGCCGGCGTTCGAGACGATCTCCGTGTCGGGAAACAGCGAGGTGATCGTCGCGTCGCTCTCGAGGACGCTTGCGCAGGCCGCGACCGGTCGGCGCACGACGAACTCGTTCTCGAACTTCATCCGCGGTCTCCTTCGCCCCCGACCCCGCAGCATACCCGACGCGGGATTTGGACCGGAATCGCCGGCGGGATAGGTTCTTCGCGGTGACCCCCCCCGAGCCCGGCTCCTTCTCCGACCTGCCGCCCTGGCGCGTCGAGCCCGAGCGGATGCCATGGCGCAGTGGAGTCGAGGGGCTTCGCGCAGAGACGCTGTCGCGCCTGCCGGGGATGCTGCGCCGGAGCCGGCTGCCGCCGCTGGGTCGATTCCTGGGCGCGGGCTGGAAGCTCGGCGGCGCGCTCGCCCTCTGGTCGCTCGACGAGCGGCGAACCGGCGGGGCGCACTCCCGGGCCGGCCTCTCGCGGCGGCTGCGGCGCGCGTTCGAGACGCTCGGACCCGCGTACATCAAGCTCGGACAGATCGTCTCGTCCGGACGCGGGCTCTTCCCGGAGGAGCTCGTGGCGGAGTTCCGCTCGCTGCGCGACAAGGTGCCGCCGGAGCCGTTCGAGGCGGTCCGCCGCGTGGTCGAGGCCGAGCTCGGCCGTCCGCTCGGCGACGTCTTCGAGAGCTTCGACACGAGCTGTCTCGCATCGGCGTCGATTGCGCAGGTGCACGCGGCGCGGCTCCGCACCGGCGAGTCGGTCGTGGTGAAGGTGCAGCGCGGGTCGGTCGAACGGCTGGTGGCGAAGGACATCCGCGCGATGGCCTGGATCGCGCCGTTCCTGGTCGGCCGGATTCCGGTCGCCGCGCTCGCGAACCCTCCGGCGCTCGTCGAGCTCTTCGCCGAGACGATCTCCGAGGAGCTCGACTTCCGGCTCGAGGCGGAGAACATGCTCGACGTCGCGCGCGTGCTCCGCGACGCGGGCTCGTCGGTCGTGATCGTGCCGCGCCCGCACCCCGAGCTCGTGACGCGCCGCGTTCTGGTGATGGAGCGCTTCGAGGGCTTCGGCTACGAGGAAGCGCCCGAGATGCGCG encodes:
- a CDS encoding AarF/ABC1/UbiB kinase family protein: MPWRSGVEGLRAETLSRLPGMLRRSRLPPLGRFLGAGWKLGGALALWSLDERRTGGAHSRAGLSRRLRRAFETLGPAYIKLGQIVSSGRGLFPEELVAEFRSLRDKVPPEPFEAVRRVVEAELGRPLGDVFESFDTSCLASASIAQVHAARLRTGESVVVKVQRGSVERLVAKDIRAMAWIAPFLVGRIPVAALANPPALVELFAETISEELDFRLEAENMLDVARVLRDAGSSVVIVPRPHPELVTRRVLVMERFEGFGYEEAPEMRAAGIDTAAVLRSLLISFLEGAMIYGVFHGDLHGGNLFVMRDGRVALLDFGMTGRMDEKQRLAFLRMMVTGAINDRRGQLEAFRDLGALPEDVDVSALIGVLKLDQAPRDPTEMSGEELVSEIQGVLKGLLAHGARLPKHLMLYVKNMIFLDGAIAQLAPDLNLFAEVTRIWGHFASQHGERIARDLGFDPGKVGLDLDGMKATLGISAEVESLTHRELIARRQKVRERLEEVGAAPRLS
- a CDS encoding alpha/beta fold hydrolase — encoded protein: MYAGPSVSNARRSRRERPARECAPPVRRSSSDQRASAPPSFQPAPRNRPSGGSRLRRSIPGRRDSVSARSPSTPLRHGIRSGSTRQGGRSEKEPGSGGVTAKNLSRRRFRSKSRVGYAAGSGAKETADEVRERVRRAPTGRGLRKRPRERRDDHLAVSRHGDRLERRRRAGDAHARVRAWRRDDRALQVQEPSRRRHALREDLRRQDLALARGEHLAGRRESRDDARGDRDGRQHAGAGSRIHDQGADEGAAAADDARAPSQDGAGLGMPFAEASDGAKIFWQAQGSGPPLLLSNASFSTHLHWAGQVDALARFARVVTWDYRGHGLSDAPEPAERYTLSQVVEDLRCVHDAAAGGEPAFIGGLSVGGIVSLSYARAHRERVRALLLFNTGPGFKNPEALAQWESMLERAAAKMGEVGLEKYLEGSRAQAELLGLHPETAQAAEARRGILRAGVPGLQRFARGVAGPVPNLVDVLHEIDLPALVLVGEHDANFQRASHVMAAKLPRAVRVEIPGAGHVLNLDQPEAFVREVERFVRSTRDGL